One part of the Eptesicus fuscus isolate TK198812 chromosome 20, DD_ASM_mEF_20220401, whole genome shotgun sequence genome encodes these proteins:
- the SERPINF1 gene encoding pigment epithelium-derived factor, with protein MQALMLLLWTGALLGSGRCQNNAGSPEGSPDHETTAGSVEEEDPFFKVPVNKLAAAVSNFGYDLYRVKSSSSPAANVLLSPLSVATALSALSLGAEQRTESSIHRALYYDLITNPDIHGTYKELLASVTAPQKNLKTASRIVFEKKLRIKSSFVAPLEKSYGTRPRVLTGNSRTDLQEINNWVQAQTKGKIARSTRDLPSEISILLLGVAYFKGQWVTKFDPKKTSLQDFHLDEERTVRVPMMSDPKAVLRYGLDSDLNCKIAQLPLTGSMSIIFFLPLRATQNLTMIEESLTSEFIHDIDRELKTVQAVLAVPKLKLSYEGEVTKSLQDMKLQSLFDSPDFSKITGKSIKLTQVEHRAGFEWNEDGAGTTPSAELQPARLTFPLDYHLNQPFIFVLRDTDTGALLFIGKILDPRGT; from the exons ATGCAGGCCCTCATGCTACTCCTCTGGACTGGAGCCCTCCTCGGGAGCGGCCGCTGCCAGAACAACGCTGGCAGCCCGGAG GGCTCCCCAGACCACGAGACCACGGCGGGGTCcgtggaggaggaggaccccTTCTTCAAGGTCCCCGTGAACAAGCTGGCAGCGGCCGTCTCCAACTTTGGCTACGACCTGTACCGCGTGAAATCCAGCTCGAGCCCCGCGGCCAATGTGCTCCTGTCTCCGCTCAGCGTGGCCACGGCGCTCTCCGCCCTCTCGCTGG GAGCTGAACAGCGGACAGAATCCAGCATCCACCGGGCTCTCTACTATGACCTGATCACCAACCCAGACATCCACGGCACCTACAAGGAACTCCTGGCCTCCGTCACCGCCCCCCAGAAAAACCTCAAGACTGCTTCCCGGATCGTCTTTGAGAAGA AGCTGCGGATAAAATCCAGCTTCGTCGCACCACTGGAGAAGTCATACGGGACCAGGCCCAGGGTCCTGACCGGCAACTCCCGCACGGACCTTCAGGAGATTAACAACTGGGTGCAGGCCCAGACGAAAGGGAAAATCGCCAGGTCCACAAGGGACCTGCCCAGTGAAATCAGCATTCTCCTTCTGGGTGTGGCTTACTTCAAGG GGCAGTGGGTAACTAAGTTTGACCCCAAAAAGACTTCCCTCCAGGACTTCCACTTGGATGAGGAGAGGACTGTGAGAGTGCCCATGATGTCAGACCCCAAGGCTGTCTTACGCTATGGCTTGGATTCTGATCTGAACTGCAAG ATTGCCCagttgcccttgactggaagcaTGAGTATCATCTTCTTCCTGCCCCTGAGAGCGACCCAGAACTTGACCATGATCGAAGAGAGCCTCACCTCTGAGTTCATTCATGACATAGACCGAGAACTGAAGACCGTTCAGGCAGTCCTGGCCGTCCCCAAGCTGAAGCTGAGTTACGAAGGCGAAGTCACTAAGTCCCTGCAGGACATGA AGCTGCAATCCTTGTTCGATTCACCAGACTTCAGCAAGATCACGGGCAAATCTATCAAACTTACTCAAGTGGAACATCGGGCTGGCTTCGAGTGGAATGAGGACGGGGCAGGCACCACCCCCAGCGCAGAGCTCCAGCCTGCTCGCCTCACCTTCCCCCTGGACTATCACCTTAACCAGCCGTTCATCTTTGTACTGAGGGACACGGACACGGGGGCCCTTCTCTTCATAGGCAAAATTCTGGACCCCAGGGGCACTTAA